The Calliphora vicina chromosome 3, idCalVici1.1, whole genome shotgun sequence genome contains a region encoding:
- the Surf1 gene encoding SURF1-like protein, translated as MLKLCGHLLRNQARPLIAISVKQNINYLQIASKPSQICLSQRSAHTSIAGPGAPSIKNEEKITPMGWFLMLIPVTTFGLGCWQLKRKIWKEQLIKDMETLTKIPPVDLPEDLSTLNDMEYRAVKVKGTFLHDKELLMGPRGFIRPDGAETAGGLFSQRDAGNGYWVITPFKLAGRDDVVLINRGWISRKCQKPESRLAGQIKDEVEMTCVVRKGEQRPQFTPEHKGGVFFYRDLNKMCSLTGAQPVFLDASYASSVPGGPIGGQTRITLRNDHLSYLITWYSLSLATSYLWYRTILKRKSF; from the exons atgttaaagttgTGCGGCCATTTATTAAGGAACCAAGCAAGGCCTTTAATTGCAATAAGTGTAAAACAGAATATCAATTACTTGCAAATTGCCTCAAAACCATCTCAAATATGCTTGTCTCAACGCAGTGCACACACATCAATTGCCGGTCCGGGAGCACCATCcataaaaaatgaagaaaaaataacacCCATGGGTTGGTTTTTAATG CTCATTCCAGTTACAACATTTGGTTTAGGTTGTTGGCAACTAAAACGTAAAATCTGGAAGGAGCAATTGATCAAGGATATGGAAACGCTAACAAAAATACCGCCAGTGGACTTacctgaaga TTTATCCACCCTAAATGATATGGAATATCGTGCAGTTAAAGTAAAAGGTACATTTTTACACGACAAGGAACTGTTAATGGGGCCCAGAGGTTTTATCAGACCGGACGGCGCAGAGACGGCAGGAGGTTTGTTTTCACAGCGTGATGCCGGTAATGGATATTGGGTTATAACACCTTTTAAATTAGCAGGAAGAGA TGATGTAGTATTAATCAACCGTGGTTGGATATCGCGTAAATGTCAAAAACCCGAATCACGTTTAGCTGGTCAGATTAAGGATGAAGTAGAGATGACTTGTGTGGTGCGCAAGGGAGAACAAAGACCTCAATTTACACCAGAACATAAAGGAGGTGTATTTTTCTATAG AGATCTAAATAAAATGTGTTCTTTAACTGGTGCCCAACCAGTTTTCCTAGACGCTTCCTATGCCTCTTCAGTGCCAGGTGGTCCGATTGGTGGCCAGACTCGTATCACTTTGCGCAATGATCATTTATCCTACTTAATCACCTGGTACAGTTTGTCATTGGCCACCAGCTATTTATGGTATCGCACtatattgaaaagaaaatctttttag
- the sgl gene encoding UDP-glucose 6-dehydrogenase — protein sequence MSAMKVCCIGAGYVGGPTCSVMALKCPDITVTVVDKSSERIAQWNSDKLPIYEPGLDDVVKKCRNVNLFFSTDIETAIKEADLIFISVNTPTKTFGNGKGRAADLKYVESAARMIAEIAQSNKIVVEKSTVPVRAAESIMHILHANQKPGIRYDILSNPEFLAEGTAIEDLLHADRVLIGGEETPDGHKAVEKLSWIYEHWIPKGNILTTNTWSSELSKLAANAFLAQRISSINSLSAVCEATGADVSEVARAIGLDSRIGPKFLQASVGFGGSCFQKDILNLVYICEGLNLPEVAAYWQQVIDMNEYQKNRFSQKIIESLFNTVSNKHISILGFAFKKNTGDTRETPAIAVCKTLLEEGAKLDIYDPKVEPEQIIDDLTHPCVTESPESVKQAVQIHSDPYSAVRGTHAIVLCTEWDEFVTLDYQRIYQSMMKPAYIFDGRKILDHERLQQIGFHVQTIGKKYLRTGLMRSWGSVPQL from the exons atgaGTGCTATGAAAGTCTGTTGCATAGGAGCGGGTTACGTTGGTGGACCCACATGTTCAGTAATGGCATTAAAATGTCCCGACATTACTGTGACAGTGGTAGACAAAAGTTCTGAACGTATAGCTCAATGGAATTCCGATAAATTGCCCATATACGAG ccCGGTCTAGATGATGTTGTCAAAAAATGCCGCAATGTTAATTTATTCTTTTCGACTGATATTGAGACTGCCATTAAAGAAGCTGATCTTATTTTCATATCTGTTAACACACCCACAAAGACGTTTGGCAATGGAAAAG GTCGAGCTGCTGATTTGAAATATGTTGAGAGTGCTGCCCGTATGATTGCCGAAATAGCACAATCGAATAAAATTGTTGTTGAGAAGAGCACTGTGCCCGTAAGAGCTGCCGAAAGTATTATGCACATTTTGCATGCCAATCAAAAACCCGGTATACGTTACGATATCCTTTCAAATCCCGAATTCTTAGCCGAGGGAACTGCCATCGAAGATCTTTTGCATGCTGATCGTGTACTTATTGGCGGTGAAGAGACTCCAGACGGCCACAAGGCTGTAGAAAAGTTGTCATGGATTTATGAACACTGGATTCCTAAGGGTAATATCCTAACCACAAACACCTGGAGTTCGGAACTGTCGAAATTAGCAGCTAATGCTTTCTTGGCTCAAAGAATTTCCAGTATTAATTCTCTGTCGGCGGTATGCGAGGCAACAGGAGCTGATGTCTCTGAAGTGGCCAGAGCTATTGGTTTAGACTCACGCATTGGTCCGAAATTCCTACAAGCTTCGGTTGGCTTTGGTGGCAGTTGTTTCCAAAAAGACATACTCAATCTGGTTTATATATGTGAGGGTCTTAATTTGCCCGAAGTTGCTGCTTATTGGCAACAGGTTATCGATATGAATGAATATCAAAAGAATCGTTTCtcacaaaaaatcattgaaagtCTTTTCAATACGGTTTCCAACAAACACATCTCTATATTGGGTTTtgcttttaagaaaaacaccGGCGACACTCGCGAAACACCGGCCATAGCTGTATGTAAAACTTTGTTGGAGGAGGGCGCCAAATTGGATATTTACGATCCTAAAGTAGAGCCGGAGCAAATTATAGATGATTTGACACATCCTTGTGTTACAGAGTCTCCCGAGAGTGTTAAACAAGCTGTACAAATACACAGTGATCCCTATAGTGCTGTTAGAGGAACACATGCAATTGTTCTGTGTACAGAGTGGGATGAATTTGTG ACTCTTGATTATCAACGCATTTATCAGTCCATGATGAAACCAGCATACATTTTTGATGGCCGCAAAATTTTAGATCATGAACGTTTACAACAAATTGGTTTCCATGTCCAAACAATTGGCAAAAAATATTTACGTACTGGCCTTATGCGTTCCTGGGGTAGTGTGCCACAATTGTAG
- the LOC135954172 gene encoding cilia- and flagella-associated protein 52 produces MSEILETKETVKRLEPRAIFGINGNVVFGLHLHPDGQHIIFPLGTKIGICNTKTNKQEFVGGHTNNVSCLDLSRSGRYMASGQINHMGFPGYVILYDFAKRREIVRHDLHKVRVQSICFTAQDKYMISAGGRDDGTIIVFDIETLSPICRSVAARSINGNALVVRALFKNPSHFLSVGDRHLRIWSIHREMKKLNVHDVYVGKQQRLYVSVCVDRNDAYAYIGTQTGDVVKISLNCCDKMNVVKPGHFASMMGAYGTHNTRKPFGKDCDRYVNGLRVVHIVGDGLLLMGAGDGVVELVEERRDIKDNVFKNYPNPTWPMLKTLKKTKVNGSITSLVEINPIEYYIATESNEIYLLNIKIFTLKLLKTSHKKAVHNIAFPKNLSSVFATAGYETIRIWSTKRFQELLRIMVYNFQCAAIEFSFDGSSIVSAWNDGVIRAFTPIRGRLIYAIPNAHNKGCSALAISSTGRVLVTGGIEGQVRVWKIEPYRQSLLGVLKDHSGPITSLDFNKSDTEVISASSDGSCVIWDVNRLTRKTVITANTQFMNAKYFPTGVQVLTCGTDGRISYWSVYNGSLIRELQGSSKSSVNFVAINGTGDYFASVGSDQMVKLWDYNKGIVVAQGSEHASAVKSVAYSPCRKFFVTGCTDGAIIIWDVPQEHWGKNNPIPYLSTSAEVKSVKSEPRIPNSARSHHSQQKENIDGLVANTPKNDVCCIECPPVNVNKKPEENCKFMADVRKC; encoded by the exons atgagcGAAATATTAGAAACTAAAGAAACTGTTAAACGTTTAGAACCTCGTGCCATTTTTGGTATAAATGGAAATGTTGTCTTTGGTCTACATTTACATCCCGATGGCCAGCATATTATATTTCCTTTGGGTACGAAAATCGGTATTTGCAATACGAAAACGAATAAACAAGAATTCGTAGGTGGTCATACGAATAACGTGTCCTGTTTGGATCTGAGTAGAAG tggcCGTTATATGGCTTCGGGTCAAATAAATCATATGGGTTTTCCTGGTTATGTGATTTTATACGATTTTGCCAAAAGACGTGAAATAGTGAGACATGATCTACACAAG GTTCGCGTACAATCGATTTGCTTCACGGCCCAAGATAAATATATGATTTCTGCTGGTGGACGCGATGATGGCACTATAATTGTATTCGATATAGAAACTCT CTCACCAATTTGTAGATCAGTTGCTGCTCGTTCTATAAATGGCAATGCTTTAGTTGTACGAGCATTATTTAAGAATCCTTCACACTTTCTGTCAGTTGGAGATC GCCACTTAAGAATTTGGAGTATCCATAGGGAAATGAAAAAGTTGAACGTCCATGATGTCTATGTGGGAAAACAACAGAGACTTTATGTGTCCGTATGCGTTGATCGCAACGATGCATACGCATATATTGGCACACAAACAGGTGATGTTGTGAAAATCTCTCTAAATTGTTGTGATAAAATGAATGTAGTGAAACCGGGACATTTTGCCTCAATGATGGGTGCCTATGGAACCCATAACACTCGTAAACCGTTTGGAAAGGATTGCGATCGTTATGTTAATGGTTTGAGGGTAGTACATATCGTAGGAGATGGTCTTTTGCTGATGGGAGCCGGAGATGGTGTTGTCGAACTAGTTGAGGAAAGGAGAGACATAAAAGacaatgtgtttaaaaattatcctaATCCCACATGGCCCATGTTGAAGACT ctaaagaaaactaaagtaaatggatccattacatcATTGGTAGAAATCAATCCTATAGAGTATTATATAGCTACGGAATCAAATGAGATATACTtgcttaatattaaaatatttactttaaaacttttaaagacATCACATAAAAAGGCGGTACACAATATAGCATTTCCCAA AAATTTGTCTTCAGTTTTTGCCACTGCCGGTTATGAGACCATACGTATATGGTCCACCAAACGTTTCCAAGAACTGTTGCGTATAATGGTGTACAATTTCCAATGTGCTGCCATAGAGTTTAGCTTTGACGGCAGTAGTATTGTATCAGCCTGGAATGATGGAGTCATTAGGGCATTCACACCAATACGGGGTAGACTCATATATGCCATACCGAATGCTCATAATAAGG GTTGCAGCGCCTTGGCGATTTCTTCAACTGGTCGTGTTTTAGTCACCGGTGGCATTGAGGGCCAAGTGCGTGTATGGAAAATTGAACCGTACCGTCAAAGTCTATTGGGAGTTTTAAAAGATCATTCAGGTCCCATAACCTCATTGGATTTTAATAAATCAGATACCGAAGTTATATCGGCCAGTAGCGATGGTTCTTGTGTCATTTGGGATGTTAA CCGTTTGACCCGCAAAACTGTTATAACGGCCAATACTCAATTTATGAATGCTAAATATTTTCCCACTGGTGTTCAAGTCTTAACTTGTGGCACTGATGGTCGCATTAGCTATTGGAGTGTTTACAATGGCAGTTTGATACGTGAATTACAAGGTTCATCCAAATCTTCAGTGAATTTTGTAGCCATTAATGGAACTGGAGATTATTTCGCTTCTGTGGGCAGTGATCAGATGGTTAAG CTTTGGGACTATAATAAAGGCATAGTTGTGGCTCAAGGTTCTGAGCATGCATCGGCAGTTAAGAGTGTGGCATATAGTCCATGTAGAAAATTCTTTGTAACCGGTTGTACTGATGGCGCCATAATAATATGGGATGTTCcacag GAACATTGGGGCAAAAACAATCCGATACCATATCTTAGCACTTCCGCCGAAGTCAAATCTGTTAAATCGGAACCGCGAATACCGAACAGTGCTCGTAGTCATCATAgtcaacaaaaagaaaacatagaTGGTCTAGTGGCCAATACACCCAAAAATGATGTCTGCTGCATAGAGTGTCCGCCCGTAAATGTCAATAAGAAACCCGAAGAGAATTGTAAATTTATGGCAGATgttagaaaatgttaa
- the LOC135954174 gene encoding uncharacterized protein LOC135954174, which produces MLRLKPFINLTFSKIHNNVYKLYSKAAEQPEAALSLTDALGAQTEGTDRSTPAITIAFNPCKSMSIVSVSAESQQSAESGRGGPKKAGGCNKQVAPKGKKGKKCGQPKPVQPKDPGPPGGYYILDKCDIYEIPKTNAKKWKAISYALVPLALGLSAIVLATREEGPEPEYIPYEYMYRRTKRFPWRDGKTSLFHGPNNLIPEEEEERLDREAEEKQAQTPPPKKGEKAPPTAEKDNVRYKKHVNEEEDKIKKREQHAQEELERRKKRHEEER; this is translated from the coding sequence atgTTGAGATTAAAGCCTTTTATAAACCTCACATTCtccaaaatacataataatGTGTATAAATTATATTCCAAAGCCGCCGAACAGCCAGAAGCAGCATTAAGCTTAACTGATGCTTTGGGTGCTCAAACGGAAGGAACTGACAGATCAACTCCTGCAATAACTATTGCTTTTAATCCATGTAAATCTATGTCGATTGTTTCAGTATCAGCTGAGAGTCAACAATCTGCAGAAAGTGGAAGGGGTGGGCCTAAGAAAGCTGGCGGTTGCAATAAACAAGTTGCACCcaaggggaaaaaaggtaaaaaatgtGGTCAACCTAAGCCAGTACAACCTAAAGATCCTGGACCTCCTGGAGGATATTATATACTGGACAAATGTGACATATATGAAATACCCAAGACAAATGCGAAAAAGTGGAAAGCTATTTCGTATGCTTTAGTTCCATTAGCTCTGGGATTGTCTGCTATTGTTCTAGCTACCAGAGAGGAGGGTCCAGAACCTGAATATATTCCCTATGAATACATGTACAGACGTACTAAACGTTTTCCATGGCGTGATGGTAAGACATCGTTGTTCCATGGACCAAATAATTTAATACCCGAAGAGGAAGAAGAACGTTTAGACCGTGAAGCAGAAGAAAAGCAAGCTCAAACCCCACCACCCAAAAAAGGAGAAAAAGCTCCACCTACAGCAGAAAAAGATAATGtcagatataaaaaacatgtgaaTGAAGAGgaagacaaaattaaaaaacgcgAGCAACACGCTCAAGAAGAATTAGAGAGACGCAAAAAACGTCATGAGGAAGAGCGGTAG